One window from the genome of Magnolia sinica isolate HGM2019 chromosome 4, MsV1, whole genome shotgun sequence encodes:
- the LOC131242488 gene encoding cold-regulated protein 27 isoform X2, whose product MEGNLRPLDKEMDGCDGSDEVDRLHGSSETSGITLDDGNSTDCLWTEKNARSKGDSVSTEWTDEKHSLYLDSIEALFVKQLHNREYQSVDLYGRLPRTQKLLNQNNLQSNTNSHVSFGQFKVLRSGCWEKLNFGRSRTQSNSGNESHSLLGNPWIQHFRPASTGKRLEETSALQKNENLVGESICLGGQKYGMTTCVLATSSKRSSGIYHQDSVGSNTEMSDQNFVDEGCGEGEQLSSSCMKKRARTAVADVSGKDQGKDQVVPTGKSPVTACTSEKYASRHKRDEDCQDGQSENKTGSSCVKSRPPFFEDPAMQNADPS is encoded by the exons ATGGAAGGAAATCTACGACCTTTGGATAAGGAAATGGACGGTTGTGATGGAAGCGATGAGGTGGACCGGCTTCACGGGAGTTCAGAGACTTCAGGGATCACCCTAGACGACGGGAATTCGACGGATTGTCTATGGACGGAGAAGAATGCAAGATCG AAGGGGGATTCTGTGTCAACAGAATGGACAGATGAGAAACACAGTTTGTATCTAGATTCCATTGAAGCATTATTTGTTAAACAGCTACATAACCGCGAGTATCAGTCAGTGGATTTGTATGGTCGGCTGCCAAGAACACAAAAACTGCTGAATCAGAACAATCTGCAATCCAATACCAACAGCCATGTCTCTTTTGGGCAG TTTAAGGTTCTGCGAAGTGGCTGCTGGGAGAAGCTCAATTTTGGAAGGTCTCGGACTCAATCAAACAGTGGAAATGAGTCTCATAGTCTTCTTGGAAATCCATGGATCCAGCATTTCAGGCCAGCTTCCACGGGGAAGAGGCTAGAAGAAACATCggcccttcagaaaaatgaaaatcTTGTTGGCGAATCAATCTGTTTAGGTGGGCAGAAGTATGGAATGACAACCTGTGTACTTGCAACAAGTTCAAAGCGTTCCTCTGGCATTTATCATCAAGATTCTGTTGGCAGCAATACAG AGATGTCAGATCAGAACTTTGTGGATGAAGGCTGTGGAGAAGGCGAACAATTAAGCAGTTCATGCATGAAGAAAAGGGCGAGGACTGCGGTTGCTGATGTCTCGGGCAAAGATCAGGGCAAAGATCAA GTTGTCCCAACTGGGAAATCTCCTGTAACAGCATGCACTAGTGAGAAATATGCTTCCCGGCATAAAAGAGATGAAGACTGTCAAGACGGGCAGTCTGAGAACAAAACTGGCTCTTCATGCGTGAAGTCTAGGCCCCCATTCTTTGAGGACCCGGCTATGCAGAATGCTGACCCATCGTAA
- the LOC131242488 gene encoding cold-regulated protein 27 isoform X1, whose protein sequence is MEGNLRPLDKEMDGCDGSDEVDRLHGSSETSGITLDDGNSTDCLWTEKNARSGLQKGDSVSTEWTDEKHSLYLDSIEALFVKQLHNREYQSVDLYGRLPRTQKLLNQNNLQSNTNSHVSFGQFKVLRSGCWEKLNFGRSRTQSNSGNESHSLLGNPWIQHFRPASTGKRLEETSALQKNENLVGESICLGGQKYGMTTCVLATSSKRSSGIYHQDSVGSNTEMSDQNFVDEGCGEGEQLSSSCMKKRARTAVADVSGKDQGKDQVVPTGKSPVTACTSEKYASRHKRDEDCQDGQSENKTGSSCVKSRPPFFEDPAMQNADPS, encoded by the exons ATGGAAGGAAATCTACGACCTTTGGATAAGGAAATGGACGGTTGTGATGGAAGCGATGAGGTGGACCGGCTTCACGGGAGTTCAGAGACTTCAGGGATCACCCTAGACGACGGGAATTCGACGGATTGTCTATGGACGGAGAAGAATGCAAGATCG GGCCTTCAGAAGGGGGATTCTGTGTCAACAGAATGGACAGATGAGAAACACAGTTTGTATCTAGATTCCATTGAAGCATTATTTGTTAAACAGCTACATAACCGCGAGTATCAGTCAGTGGATTTGTATGGTCGGCTGCCAAGAACACAAAAACTGCTGAATCAGAACAATCTGCAATCCAATACCAACAGCCATGTCTCTTTTGGGCAG TTTAAGGTTCTGCGAAGTGGCTGCTGGGAGAAGCTCAATTTTGGAAGGTCTCGGACTCAATCAAACAGTGGAAATGAGTCTCATAGTCTTCTTGGAAATCCATGGATCCAGCATTTCAGGCCAGCTTCCACGGGGAAGAGGCTAGAAGAAACATCggcccttcagaaaaatgaaaatcTTGTTGGCGAATCAATCTGTTTAGGTGGGCAGAAGTATGGAATGACAACCTGTGTACTTGCAACAAGTTCAAAGCGTTCCTCTGGCATTTATCATCAAGATTCTGTTGGCAGCAATACAG AGATGTCAGATCAGAACTTTGTGGATGAAGGCTGTGGAGAAGGCGAACAATTAAGCAGTTCATGCATGAAGAAAAGGGCGAGGACTGCGGTTGCTGATGTCTCGGGCAAAGATCAGGGCAAAGATCAA GTTGTCCCAACTGGGAAATCTCCTGTAACAGCATGCACTAGTGAGAAATATGCTTCCCGGCATAAAAGAGATGAAGACTGTCAAGACGGGCAGTCTGAGAACAAAACTGGCTCTTCATGCGTGAAGTCTAGGCCCCCATTCTTTGAGGACCCGGCTATGCAGAATGCTGACCCATCGTAA